In Leptospira selangorensis, the following are encoded in one genomic region:
- a CDS encoding ABC transporter permease, whose translation MFRNIKWIFWKEVRVFFGTYLAPLVLGGTAFLNSLFVLILNFNSGTNYTETTIITFISFMSTMLIAMLIVAMGSITEEKNRGTLEFLFTAPISDMEIVVGKFLFGTFVCAIISVAVDGLFPLFLYFFWKAPLYIVASGTIGVFLLGLFTFAVGLFGSSLGKNQMISLLISIAILLTLWVIGYFSHLFDAATRSVLFHLHIFTHFISFSKGVLPLSSTVFFISGTIFFLYLTVKVLESRRWRG comes from the coding sequence ATGTTTCGAAATATTAAATGGATCTTCTGGAAAGAAGTCAGGGTATTTTTTGGTACCTATTTGGCTCCTTTGGTTTTAGGCGGAACTGCGTTCTTAAATTCATTATTCGTATTGATCCTGAATTTTAACTCAGGAACAAATTACACCGAAACCACAATCATTACTTTTATCTCCTTCATGAGTACAATGCTGATCGCTATGTTGATCGTTGCAATGGGCTCTATCACGGAAGAAAAAAACAGAGGAACGTTGGAGTTCCTATTTACCGCTCCTATTTCAGATATGGAAATCGTAGTAGGTAAGTTTTTATTCGGAACATTCGTATGTGCGATTATCTCTGTCGCGGTTGACGGACTTTTTCCTTTGTTCCTTTATTTCTTCTGGAAGGCTCCTTTATACATAGTTGCTTCCGGAACTATCGGAGTGTTCTTACTCGGTTTATTCACTTTTGCAGTAGGATTATTCGGATCCAGTTTGGGAAAAAATCAGATGATCTCTCTTTTGATCTCGATCGCGATCCTGTTAACTCTTTGGGTGATCGGATACTTCTCCCATTTATTCGATGCTGCAACAAGAAGTGTCTTGTTCCACTTGCATATATTCACTCACTTTATCAGTTTTTCGAAAGGAGTGCTCCCGTTGAGCAGTACCGTTTTCTTTATCAGCGGAACGATCTTCTTTTTGTATCTGACCGTAAAAGTTTTGGAATCTAGGAGATGGAGAGGATGA